In Zingiber officinale cultivar Zhangliang chromosome 8B, Zo_v1.1, whole genome shotgun sequence, a single genomic region encodes these proteins:
- the LOC122015698 gene encoding cucumisin, which yields MHPSFGQDELSYGAGLLNPVKAVDPGLVYDAGASDYVQMLCNSGYNKTAMLIITGDAGSCSNGTNGTARDLNYPTMALHVKHDKTFAVKKFSSIGGVSKYKATVSADPKLNVVVNPSVLEFTELNEKRQFTVSVSGGPFPKNSTAPATVIWSDGKHQVRSVMVVYTVLEKYY from the coding sequence ATGCATCCTTCGTTCGGACAAGACGAATTATCGTATGGAGCCGGCCTACTGAACCCGGTGAAGGCAGTCGACCCAGGTCTCGTCTACGATGCCGGTGCCAGTGACTATGTGCAAATGCTATGCAACTCGGGCTACAACAAAACTGCGATGCTGATCATCACCGGCGACGCCGGTTCCTGCTCTAACGGGACCAATGGAACGGCGAGGGATCTCAATTACCCTACCATGGCCTTGCATGTTAAACACGACAAAACCTTCGCCGTGAAGAAGTTCTCGAGCATCGGCGGCGTCAGCAAGTACAAGGCGACGGTCTCGGCTGATCCCAAACTTAACGTGGTGGTGAATCCTAGTGTGTTGGAGTTTACGGAGTTGAATGAGAAGAGGCAGTTCACAGTGTCGGTTTCCGGCGGGCCATTCCCAAAGAACTCTACGGCGCCGGCGACGGTCATTTGGTCGGACGGGAAGCATCAGGTGAGGAGTGTGATGGTTGTCTACACCGTGTTGGAAAAATATTATTGA